The Phacochoerus africanus isolate WHEZ1 chromosome 15, ROS_Pafr_v1, whole genome shotgun sequence genome has a segment encoding these proteins:
- the MMP11 gene encoding stromelysin-3 isoform X1, whose product MARATGLRSAAPRALLLPLLLLLLLFPPPLLLARAPRPPDVHRRHPVRRGPQPWPEAPRSGPAPALAHQEAPRPGGGPRPPRCGVPDPPGGPSARNRQKRFVLSGGRWEKTDLTYRILRFPWQLVREQVRQTVAEALQVWSDVTPLTFTEVHEGHADIMIDFTRYWHGDNLPFDGPGGILAHAFFPKTHREGDVHFDYDETWTVGDNQGTDLLQVAAHEFGHVLGLQHTTAAKALMSPFYTFRYPLSLSPDDRRGIQHLYGQPQLAPTSGSPDLGHRAGVDTNEIAPLEPDTLPDACQVSFDAVATIRGELFFFKAGFVWRLRRGHLQPGYPALASRHWQGLPSPVDAAFEDSQGHIWFFQGAQYWVYDGEKPALGPAPLSDLGLPGSPVHAALVWGPEKNKVYFFRGGDYWRFHPSTHRVDSPVPRRATDWRGVPSEIDAAFQDADGYAYFLRGRLYWKFDPVKVKALEGFPRLVGLDFFGCSEPANTFR is encoded by the exons GATGTTCACCGCCGCCACCCAGTGAGGAGGGGGCCGCAGCCCTGGCCTGAAGCTCCTCGCAGCggaccagcccctgccctggcccaccAGGAGGCGCCCCGGCCTGGTGGTGGCCCTAGACCTCCCCGCTGTGGCGTGCCTGACCCACCTGGGGGGCCAAGTGCGCGCAACCGCCAAAAGCGGTTCGTGCTGTCTGGTGGGCGCTGGGAGAAGACCGACCTCACTTACAG gATCCTCCGGTTCCCATGGCAGCTGGTGCGGGAACAGGTGCGGCAGACAGTGGCAGAGGCCCTACAGGTGTGGAGCGATGTGACGCCACTCACCTTCACCGAGGTGCACGAGGGCCATGCCGACATCATGATTGACTTCACCAG gTACTGGCATGGGGACAACCTGCCCTTTGATGGACCTGGGGGCATCCTGGCCCATGCCTTCTTCCCCAAGACCCACCGAGAAGGGGATGTCCACTTTGACTATGATGAGACCTGGACAGTGGGGGACAACCAGG gCACAGACCTCCTGCAGGTGGCAGCCCACGAATTTGGCCACGTGCTCGGGCTGCAGCACACAACAGCTGCTAAGGCCCTCATGTCCCCTTTCTACACCTTCCGCTACCCGCTGAGCCTCAGCCCAGATGACCGCAGGGGTATCCAGCACCTCTATGGGCAGCCTCAGCTAGCCCCCACCTCGGGATCCCCAGACCTGGGCCACAGGGCTGGGGTGGACACCAATGAGATTGCACCACTGGAG CCGGACACTCTACCAGACGCCTGCCAGGTCTCCTTTGATGCAGTTGCCACCATCCGTGGTGAACTCTTCTTCTTCAAGGCAGGCTTTGTATGGCGGCTGCGCAGGGGCCACCTGCAGCCTGGCTACCCTGCACTGGCCTCTCGCCACTGGCAGGGACTGCCCAGCCCCGTGGATGCAGCTTTTGAGGATTCCCAGGGCCACATCTGGTTCTTCCAAG GAGCTCAGTACTGGGTGTATGATGGTGAGAAGCCAGCCCTGGGTCCCGCACCGCTCTCTGATCTGGGCCTGCCCGGCTCTCCTGTCCACGCCGCCCTGGTCTGGGGCCCCGAGAAGAACAAGGTCTACTTCTTCCGAGGCGGAGACTACTGGCGCTTCCATCCCAGCACCCACCGTGTGGATAGCCCCGTGCCTCGCCGGGCCACTGACTGGCGAGGGGTGCCCTCTGAGATCGACGCTGCCTTCCAGGATGCCGATG GCTATGCCTACTTCCTACGTGGCCGCCTCTACTGGAAGTTTGACCCTGTGAAGGTGAAGGCCCTGGAGGGCTTCCCCCGCCTCGTGGGCCTGGACTTCTTTGGCTGTTCCGAGCCTGCCAACACTTTCCGCTAG
- the MMP11 gene encoding stromelysin-3 isoform X2 — MPGRDTGVCVGDVHRRHPVRRGPQPWPEAPRSGPAPALAHQEAPRPGGGPRPPRCGVPDPPGGPSARNRQKRFVLSGGRWEKTDLTYRILRFPWQLVREQVRQTVAEALQVWSDVTPLTFTEVHEGHADIMIDFTRYWHGDNLPFDGPGGILAHAFFPKTHREGDVHFDYDETWTVGDNQGTDLLQVAAHEFGHVLGLQHTTAAKALMSPFYTFRYPLSLSPDDRRGIQHLYGQPQLAPTSGSPDLGHRAGVDTNEIAPLEPDTLPDACQVSFDAVATIRGELFFFKAGFVWRLRRGHLQPGYPALASRHWQGLPSPVDAAFEDSQGHIWFFQGAQYWVYDGEKPALGPAPLSDLGLPGSPVHAALVWGPEKNKVYFFRGGDYWRFHPSTHRVDSPVPRRATDWRGVPSEIDAAFQDADGYAYFLRGRLYWKFDPVKVKALEGFPRLVGLDFFGCSEPANTFR, encoded by the exons GATGTTCACCGCCGCCACCCAGTGAGGAGGGGGCCGCAGCCCTGGCCTGAAGCTCCTCGCAGCggaccagcccctgccctggcccaccAGGAGGCGCCCCGGCCTGGTGGTGGCCCTAGACCTCCCCGCTGTGGCGTGCCTGACCCACCTGGGGGGCCAAGTGCGCGCAACCGCCAAAAGCGGTTCGTGCTGTCTGGTGGGCGCTGGGAGAAGACCGACCTCACTTACAG gATCCTCCGGTTCCCATGGCAGCTGGTGCGGGAACAGGTGCGGCAGACAGTGGCAGAGGCCCTACAGGTGTGGAGCGATGTGACGCCACTCACCTTCACCGAGGTGCACGAGGGCCATGCCGACATCATGATTGACTTCACCAG gTACTGGCATGGGGACAACCTGCCCTTTGATGGACCTGGGGGCATCCTGGCCCATGCCTTCTTCCCCAAGACCCACCGAGAAGGGGATGTCCACTTTGACTATGATGAGACCTGGACAGTGGGGGACAACCAGG gCACAGACCTCCTGCAGGTGGCAGCCCACGAATTTGGCCACGTGCTCGGGCTGCAGCACACAACAGCTGCTAAGGCCCTCATGTCCCCTTTCTACACCTTCCGCTACCCGCTGAGCCTCAGCCCAGATGACCGCAGGGGTATCCAGCACCTCTATGGGCAGCCTCAGCTAGCCCCCACCTCGGGATCCCCAGACCTGGGCCACAGGGCTGGGGTGGACACCAATGAGATTGCACCACTGGAG CCGGACACTCTACCAGACGCCTGCCAGGTCTCCTTTGATGCAGTTGCCACCATCCGTGGTGAACTCTTCTTCTTCAAGGCAGGCTTTGTATGGCGGCTGCGCAGGGGCCACCTGCAGCCTGGCTACCCTGCACTGGCCTCTCGCCACTGGCAGGGACTGCCCAGCCCCGTGGATGCAGCTTTTGAGGATTCCCAGGGCCACATCTGGTTCTTCCAAG GAGCTCAGTACTGGGTGTATGATGGTGAGAAGCCAGCCCTGGGTCCCGCACCGCTCTCTGATCTGGGCCTGCCCGGCTCTCCTGTCCACGCCGCCCTGGTCTGGGGCCCCGAGAAGAACAAGGTCTACTTCTTCCGAGGCGGAGACTACTGGCGCTTCCATCCCAGCACCCACCGTGTGGATAGCCCCGTGCCTCGCCGGGCCACTGACTGGCGAGGGGTGCCCTCTGAGATCGACGCTGCCTTCCAGGATGCCGATG GCTATGCCTACTTCCTACGTGGCCGCCTCTACTGGAAGTTTGACCCTGTGAAGGTGAAGGCCCTGGAGGGCTTCCCCCGCCTCGTGGGCCTGGACTTCTTTGGCTGTTCCGAGCCTGCCAACACTTTCCGCTAG